From the genome of Kaistella daneshvariae, one region includes:
- a CDS encoding WG repeat-containing protein — MTKYVLFLFFCFSVTVSAQKSAIQNKKISPLSTEKISTNPDLAKINDSVAALIPYKKDGKFGFISQAGKVVIKPVYSNVGFFTEDCNLLNSPNPNVKKYGSAEYASVRYNENNYRVNKHGKRVYLFKDADLGKCQLEYRPQLFHAYVMNYAYGIIEDARFSNPGNYNDFTIYPQYDYLHILEGDDLKNPMIIAAKNNKFGIIDVHNNVIIPFIYSDIKRNFSWKLARLFEVTTDGRNYFYIDADQKRY, encoded by the coding sequence ATGACAAAATATGTTCTTTTTCTGTTTTTTTGTTTTTCGGTAACGGTTTCTGCCCAAAAATCCGCCATTCAAAACAAAAAAATTTCCCCTTTAAGCACCGAAAAAATCTCTACAAATCCCGATTTGGCAAAAATTAATGATTCGGTGGCGGCTTTAATTCCTTACAAAAAAGATGGAAAATTCGGTTTTATCTCGCAAGCCGGTAAAGTTGTGATAAAACCGGTTTACAGCAATGTGGGTTTTTTCACTGAAGATTGTAACTTACTAAATTCTCCGAACCCAAATGTTAAAAAATATGGTAGCGCGGAATATGCGTCGGTGCGATATAACGAAAACAATTACCGTGTCAATAAGCACGGAAAGCGCGTTTATCTTTTTAAAGATGCCGACTTGGGCAAATGCCAGTTAGAGTATAGACCACAGCTTTTCCACGCTTATGTCATGAATTATGCGTACGGCATCATCGAAGACGCGCGGTTTAGCAATCCCGGAAATTACAACGATTTTACCATTTATCCGCAGTACGATTATCTACATATTTTAGAAGGAGATGATCTGAAAAATCCCATGATTATTGCAGCGAAAAATAACAAGTTTGGCATTATTGACGTGCACAACAATGTTATCATTCCGTTTATTTACAGCGACATCAAAAGAAACTTCAGCTGGAAACTGGCGCGCCTGTTTGAGGTGACCACAGACGGCAGAAATTATTTCTACATCGATGCCGATCAAAAAAGATATTGA
- a CDS encoding acyl-CoA thioesterase produces the protein MEKIKKASQSLTVMTNIVLPNETNSLRNLFGGELLAKMDRCASISAARHCERRVVTASVNHVSFDYPIPEGGIVVLESKVSRAFSTSMEIYVDVWLDDPINQKKIHTNSGIYTFVAVDEFNRPIPIPKMEPETETEVERFNAALRRKELSLILSGRMKAADSIELKKLFASN, from the coding sequence ATGGAAAAAATCAAAAAAGCGTCACAATCCTTAACGGTCATGACCAATATCGTTTTGCCGAATGAAACCAATTCTTTAAGAAATTTATTCGGTGGTGAACTTTTGGCGAAAATGGACCGTTGCGCCTCAATTTCCGCAGCCAGACACTGCGAAAGACGCGTGGTAACGGCTTCTGTAAATCATGTTTCTTTTGATTATCCAATTCCCGAAGGCGGAATTGTGGTGTTAGAATCCAAAGTTTCGCGTGCTTTTTCAACCTCCATGGAAATATATGTGGATGTTTGGCTGGATGATCCCATCAATCAGAAAAAGATTCACACCAATTCCGGGATTTACACTTTTGTTGCAGTGGACGAATTTAACCGTCCGATTCCGATTCCAAAGATGGAGCCGGAAACCGAAACCGAAGTCGAAAGATTTAATGCAGCACTGCGCAGAAAAGAGCTTTCGCTGATTCTCTCCGGACGAATGAAAGCTGCAGACTCTATAGAATTAAAAAAACTTTTCGCTTCAAACTAA
- a CDS encoding heme-binding domain-containing protein has product MKVFSQIIYWFLIVIALIQFIPVNRTNKPVDPKADFVKIYNTPKNVTQILKKACYDCHSNETVYPDYAYVAPISWSIKHHVNEGREHLNFSEWGIFNKDLKKNMLEKSVHAVKDYTMPMPGYIAQHPNANLTKAERTLVANYFENILKTKNY; this is encoded by the coding sequence ATGAAAGTTTTCTCCCAAATCATCTATTGGTTCTTGATTGTCATTGCGCTCATTCAGTTTATTCCCGTGAACCGTACCAATAAACCTGTTGATCCGAAAGCAGATTTTGTAAAAATTTACAACACGCCGAAAAACGTCACGCAAATCTTAAAAAAAGCTTGCTATGACTGTCATTCCAATGAAACGGTGTATCCGGATTACGCGTACGTTGCACCAATTTCCTGGTCGATTAAGCATCACGTAAACGAAGGCCGGGAACACCTCAACTTTTCCGAATGGGGAATTTTTAATAAAGATTTGAAAAAAAATATGCTGGAAAAATCGGTTCACGCGGTGAAAGATTACACCATGCCGATGCCGGGTTATATTGCACAACATCCGAACGCGAATCTTACGAAAGCGGAGCGCACTTTAGTGGCGAATTATTTCGAAAACATTCTAAAAACAAAAAACTATTAA
- a CDS encoding TonB-dependent receptor, whose translation MKGFIFLGLLTSSCFYAQTSTQDSLKTHDIESINFLKRLPVTKEIINVEKDLGTKNLGQDLPILLKNQMSVISTSDAGNGVGYTGFRIRGVSGTAINVMMNGVPYNDSESQGTFFVDVPDLASSASQIIIQRGVGTSSNGVSAFGASVNVISKDPEADFYVKSDNSYGSFNTYKYSAEVGSGKFWKNRLSVMGRYTKIHSDGYIDRAFSNLDSYHFSGLFEQNNTKLRLLAFGGKEKTYQAWNGVDRKTWETTPKFNYSGAIYDENWENIVGFYDNETDNYRQNHYQLLWQQKFNANWNLETTFHYTKGKGYYENYKQDAKFSKYNLPDLTADNQTIKRTDFIRKKWLDNDFYGAVSTLYGKIYNLDLNFGIVGNQYDGAHFGNVSGVYFPEIKEHEYYRNHSVKNEIAGFAKGILKLNRVELYGDLQLRNINYDTKIIQQGDGEGADLSKNWLFFNPKFGINYKLNSGKLFFSYAHAHREPNRDDLFANPQIQAEKLNDFEAGLEKSFGALSFTTNLYYMKYKNQLVLNGEINDIGEFIRVNSGKSYRLGIELGTLAKLSEQWNVAGNLTLSKNENIDFKNETANGFENLGNTPISFSPDFMGNLLLNYLPSKNVSLSLQNQYVGAQYLDNTNNKNYQLNGYFLTDFNAKYSVMLKRTEVDFKLLVNNIFNQKYVNNGFVYDGTPYYFAQAGTNFMFGMSLKFK comes from the coding sequence ATGAAAGGATTTATTTTTTTAGGACTTCTTACAAGTTCCTGTTTCTACGCACAAACCTCCACGCAGGATTCGCTGAAAACGCACGACATTGAAAGCATTAATTTTCTGAAACGTCTGCCCGTCACCAAAGAAATCATCAACGTTGAAAAAGATTTAGGCACCAAAAATCTGGGCCAGGATTTACCGATTTTGTTGAAAAACCAAATGTCGGTCATCTCCACTTCCGATGCTGGAAATGGCGTGGGTTACACAGGTTTTAGAATTCGGGGCGTGAGCGGAACGGCGATTAATGTGATGATGAACGGCGTACCGTACAACGATTCTGAAAGTCAGGGAACATTTTTTGTTGACGTTCCCGATCTGGCAAGTTCAGCATCGCAGATTATTATTCAGCGCGGCGTGGGCACTTCGTCGAACGGCGTGTCGGCTTTTGGAGCGAGCGTGAATGTGATTTCAAAAGACCCGGAAGCAGATTTTTATGTGAAGTCCGATAACTCCTACGGCTCTTTTAACACTTACAAATATTCCGCGGAAGTGGGCAGCGGCAAGTTTTGGAAAAACCGACTTTCGGTGATGGGCCGCTATACGAAAATCCATTCTGATGGTTACATCGACCGTGCTTTTTCAAATTTAGATTCCTACCATTTTTCCGGCCTGTTTGAGCAAAATAATACAAAACTCCGTTTGCTGGCTTTTGGTGGGAAAGAAAAAACCTACCAGGCCTGGAACGGTGTGGACAGAAAAACCTGGGAAACGACTCCGAAATTCAACTATTCCGGCGCGATTTACGATGAAAACTGGGAAAACATCGTTGGTTTTTACGACAATGAAACCGATAATTACCGCCAAAATCACTACCAGCTTTTGTGGCAGCAAAAATTTAATGCAAACTGGAATTTGGAAACGACTTTTCATTACACCAAAGGAAAAGGTTATTATGAAAATTATAAGCAGGATGCTAAGTTTTCAAAATACAATTTACCGGATTTAACAGCTGATAATCAAACCATTAAAAGAACAGATTTCATCCGTAAAAAATGGCTTGACAATGATTTTTATGGTGCAGTTTCAACACTTTACGGAAAAATTTATAACCTCGATTTGAATTTCGGTATTGTTGGAAACCAATATGATGGGGCTCATTTTGGAAATGTTAGCGGCGTTTATTTTCCGGAAATTAAGGAGCATGAATATTACCGAAATCATTCGGTGAAAAACGAAATTGCAGGCTTTGCCAAAGGAATTTTAAAACTGAACCGCGTGGAATTGTATGGCGATTTGCAGCTTAGAAACATAAATTACGACACCAAAATCATTCAGCAAGGAGATGGCGAAGGCGCGGATTTAAGTAAAAATTGGCTGTTTTTCAACCCAAAATTTGGAATTAATTACAAGCTCAATTCCGGCAAACTTTTCTTCTCCTACGCGCATGCGCACCGAGAGCCGAACCGCGATGATCTTTTTGCAAATCCGCAAATCCAGGCGGAAAAGCTTAACGATTTTGAAGCCGGTTTGGAAAAATCTTTTGGCGCGCTGTCTTTCACCACCAATCTCTATTATATGAAGTACAAAAATCAGCTGGTTTTGAACGGTGAAATTAATGACATCGGTGAATTCATCCGGGTAAATTCAGGTAAAAGTTACCGCTTGGGAATTGAACTTGGCACGCTGGCAAAACTTTCAGAACAGTGGAATGTCGCAGGAAATCTGACGCTAAGCAAAAATGAAAACATCGATTTTAAAAATGAAACGGCAAACGGTTTTGAAAATCTCGGTAACACGCCAATTTCTTTCTCACCGGATTTTATGGGAAATCTTTTGCTGAATTATTTACCAAGCAAAAATGTAAGTTTATCACTTCAAAACCAATACGTTGGCGCTCAATATCTGGATAATACCAATAATAAAAATTACCAGCTAAATGGCTATTTTTTAACAGATTTCAATGCCAAATATTCCGTAATGCTAAAGCGTACTGAAGTTGATTTTAAACTTTTGGTGAACAATATTTTCAACCAAAAATATGTGAACAACGGCTTTGTTTACGACGGAACGCCGTACTATTTTGCACAGGCCGGCACCAATTTCATGTTTGGGATGTCGCTCAAGTTTAAGTAA
- a CDS encoding Ig-like domain-containing protein — translation MKRFLFILLLGFLFTSCARVGSPVGGSRDSIPPQVIGSNIDSPRTNVPRNIKELRIDFDEYINLKEISRQLIISPPIKKITKILPSGIANKFLLIKWDDTLQENTTYNFNFGNAIADNNEGNALAYYNFAFSTGEKIDSLYISGDVKKLLTDTEKGGETKNIVVGLYQEKDSMDYRQKPYYITMADPDGYFELNYLAPGKYRVLAFEDSNANSVYDPGKEQVAFQAENVNLDKSISGLQLSLVPSQKSNKYLEMKEVPGGILITFEGNPEKVEVLSLNEKLKDYKITHAPKSDSVFVWFNAKQQNIGIESNENLKFSYDNGIKQDTVSVFYRYNTKNEMLLSNARGNLLPPQKDFVIRSNYFINEIAAEKWTLASDSIQQNFTAEISKENPFEIHVKSNFAEGKKYSLSIPKETVSSFYESVAKSYRFDFEADKTENYGSFTLTLVNAPLKKFWTQLIASNGEVAYSKYGTESNISFSALKPEKYQLRILVDENENGVWDKANFAENIFAEPVYSFDKAVEVRPLWEIKETWTLPTNGKKTDPVNPEKMPEKPVKNTP, via the coding sequence ATGAAAAGATTTCTCTTCATCCTGCTTCTTGGTTTTCTTTTCACGTCGTGTGCCCGCGTGGGTTCGCCGGTTGGCGGTTCCCGGGACAGCATTCCACCACAGGTCATCGGTAGTAATATTGACAGTCCGCGTACCAATGTGCCACGCAACATCAAAGAACTGCGCATCGATTTTGATGAATACATCAATTTGAAAGAAATCAGCCGCCAGCTTATTATTTCGCCACCGATTAAAAAAATCACCAAAATTTTACCTTCCGGAATTGCCAATAAATTTCTGCTGATTAAATGGGACGATACTTTACAGGAAAATACCACTTACAATTTCAACTTCGGAAATGCCATCGCAGATAATAACGAGGGAAATGCGCTGGCTTATTACAATTTTGCCTTTTCTACCGGCGAAAAAATTGACAGTTTATATATTAGCGGTGATGTAAAAAAACTTTTAACTGACACCGAAAAAGGTGGTGAAACGAAAAATATTGTTGTTGGATTGTATCAGGAAAAAGATTCGATGGATTACCGCCAAAAACCCTATTACATCACGATGGCGGATCCTGACGGTTATTTTGAACTGAATTATCTGGCGCCAGGAAAATATAGAGTTTTAGCCTTCGAAGACAGCAACGCAAATTCGGTGTACGATCCGGGAAAAGAGCAGGTAGCCTTTCAAGCGGAAAACGTAAATCTGGATAAAAGCATTTCCGGGCTGCAGCTGAGTTTGGTTCCGTCGCAGAAAAGCAACAAATATCTGGAAATGAAGGAAGTTCCGGGCGGAATTTTGATAACTTTTGAAGGAAATCCGGAAAAAGTTGAAGTTTTATCGCTGAATGAAAAGCTTAAAGATTATAAAATAACGCACGCGCCAAAATCCGATTCGGTTTTTGTCTGGTTTAATGCAAAACAGCAAAACATCGGTATTGAAAGCAATGAGAATTTGAAATTCAGCTACGACAACGGAATTAAGCAGGACACCGTTTCAGTTTTTTACCGATATAACACGAAAAATGAAATGTTGCTGAGCAACGCGCGCGGAAACCTTCTACCGCCACAGAAAGATTTCGTGATCCGCAGCAATTATTTCATTAATGAAATTGCAGCTGAAAAATGGACGTTAGCCTCAGACAGTATTCAGCAGAATTTTACCGCAGAGATATCCAAAGAAAATCCGTTTGAAATTCATGTAAAATCCAATTTTGCTGAAGGAAAAAAATATTCACTTTCCATTCCAAAAGAAACCGTTTCCTCATTTTACGAAAGCGTTGCAAAATCCTATCGATTTGATTTTGAAGCCGATAAAACCGAAAACTACGGTTCATTTACCTTAACTCTTGTCAATGCGCCATTGAAAAAATTCTGGACACAGCTCATCGCTTCAAATGGTGAAGTCGCTTATTCGAAATACGGGACAGAATCAAATATCAGTTTTTCGGCTTTAAAACCGGAAAAATATCAGCTTCGTATTTTGGTTGATGAAAATGAAAACGGCGTTTGGGACAAAGCAAATTTTGCGGAAAATATTTTTGCAGAACCAGTGTACAGCTTCGACAAAGCTGTTGAAGTCCGACCACTTTGGGAAATCAAAGAAACCTGGACACTGCCCACAAACGGCAAAAAAACAGATCCGGTAAATCCGGAAAAAATGCCCGAAAAGCCGGTAAAAAATACACCATGA
- a CDS encoding 2-hydroxyacid dehydrogenase: MKVLLLDKNHPLITQQLSENGFVLEEDFTSTYDEVLAKISGYDGIIIRSRIPLDADILKHATNLKFIARVGAGMENIDGDFAQKNNIALISSPEGNRDAVAEQVLGMLLVLMNRLFIASEEVKNGIWKREENRGEELLGKTVGLLGYGNMGKAVAKRLSGFGCKVIFYDILPDISDEFATQVSLKTLQQEADIISLHLPITEQTHYIINENFIRQVRKNFYLVNTARGKNVKTKDLVAAIRSGKVKGAALDVLEYEKSSFENLETKNPDLDFLLHSEKVLLTPHIAGWTVESKVKLAQVIVDKILLQFPRP, translated from the coding sequence ATGAAAGTTCTGCTTTTAGACAAAAACCATCCGTTGATTACACAACAGCTTTCTGAAAATGGTTTTGTTCTGGAAGAAGATTTCACCTCAACTTATGACGAAGTTTTAGCTAAAATTTCCGGCTACGACGGCATCATTATCCGCAGCCGAATTCCGCTTGACGCCGATATTTTAAAGCACGCCACCAACCTTAAATTTATTGCGAGAGTTGGCGCCGGAATGGAAAATATTGACGGTGATTTTGCCCAAAAAAACAATATTGCCCTCATCAGTTCACCCGAAGGAAACCGCGATGCCGTTGCTGAACAGGTGCTCGGAATGTTGCTTGTTTTGATGAACCGCCTTTTTATCGCTTCAGAAGAGGTAAAAAACGGCATCTGGAAGCGTGAAGAAAACCGTGGCGAAGAATTGCTTGGCAAAACCGTGGGCCTTTTGGGTTACGGCAACATGGGAAAAGCGGTGGCAAAAAGACTTTCAGGCTTTGGCTGCAAAGTTATTTTCTATGATATTTTACCTGATATCAGCGATGAGTTTGCCACACAGGTCAGTTTGAAAACTTTACAGCAAGAAGCGGATATTATCAGTCTTCACCTCCCGATTACCGAACAGACTCATTATATAATTAATGAAAATTTCATCAGACAGGTCCGAAAAAATTTCTACCTCGTCAATACCGCGCGCGGAAAAAATGTTAAAACTAAAGATTTAGTTGCTGCGATAAGATCCGGCAAAGTAAAAGGTGCTGCGTTGGACGTTTTGGAGTATGAAAAATCTTCCTTCGAAAATTTAGAAACAAAAAACCCGGATCTGGATTTCTTACTTCATTCCGAAAAAGTTTTGCTTACCCCTCACATTGCGGGCTGGACGGTTGAAAGTAAGGTAAAACTGGCGCAGGTAATTGTAGATAAAATCTTACTGCAGTTTCCGCGACCTTAA
- the panB gene encoding 3-methyl-2-oxobutanoate hydroxymethyltransferase yields MSVHSEIKKITTETLRKMKFDKEKISMLTAYDFTTAKMVDAGGVDAVLIGDSAANVMAGHETTLPITLDQMIYHTQCVTRGIERALIVADLPFGSYQSNPEKALESAVRMMKEGGAHAVKIEGGKEIEQEISKIVNAGIPVMGHLGLTPQSIYQFGTYKVRAKEDEEAEKLLSDAKLLEELGCFALVLEKIPADLAQKVSNSISIPTIGIGAGAGCDGQVLVYHDMVGMNKGFSPKFLRRYLDLYTEITGAVSSFVKDVKTGDFPNQNESY; encoded by the coding sequence CAAAGAAAAAATCAGCATGCTTACCGCGTACGACTTCACCACAGCAAAAATGGTGGATGCCGGAGGCGTAGATGCGGTTTTGATTGGTGATTCCGCAGCTAATGTAATGGCGGGTCATGAAACCACTTTGCCCATCACGCTGGACCAGATGATTTACCACACACAATGTGTGACACGCGGTATTGAACGCGCTTTAATCGTTGCCGATTTACCTTTCGGAAGCTACCAAAGTAACCCCGAAAAAGCTTTGGAATCCGCGGTGCGAATGATGAAAGAAGGCGGTGCGCACGCCGTAAAAATTGAAGGTGGCAAAGAAATCGAGCAGGAAATCTCTAAAATCGTAAACGCCGGAATTCCCGTGATGGGTCACCTCGGTCTTACGCCACAATCTATCTATCAGTTCGGAACCTATAAAGTTCGCGCTAAAGAAGATGAAGAAGCGGAAAAATTGCTCAGCGACGCCAAATTGTTGGAAGAACTCGGTTGTTTTGCTTTGGTTTTAGAAAAAATTCCGGCAGATTTGGCCCAAAAAGTTTCAAACAGCATTTCAATTCCAACCATCGGGATTGGCGCTGGCGCCGGCTGCGACGGTCAGGTACTCGTTTACCACGATATGGTCGGCATGAATAAAGGCTTTTCACCAAAATTTCTGCGCAGATATCTCGACTTATATACCGAAATTACAGGCGCCGTCTCCAGCTTTGTAAAAGATGTAAAAACCGGAGATTTCCCTAACCAAAACGAAAGTTACTAA
- a CDS encoding serine hydrolase domain-containing protein → MKFFRHLFYFFLFSTLLISCNKEISDSQTEQTSLPNFGNVELEDVFKGKDNKLENRDSVVAVLDRYYKKVWEGGDLWGGFLVAKGDEILYEGYRGYAQANNTEPINDTVALHVASVSKTITAMAALKLVEAGKIKLQDPLAKFFPGFPYPKVTVFTLLSQRSGLPKYEYFIEKIQPAPAEMSKEYLSNQDILNMLVKYKPDLARDTDTGFMYCNTNFALLALLIEKVTRTPFPQAIDEMIFEPLKMDHSYILKEKYMAKAAKSFYQRGPRVYPYDRLDLIYGDKNVYTTPRDLLNFSKALFAKNFLRPDLKDLIFQPYSNERPGINNYGLGFRMKVFNDEEKLTYHNGWWHGTNSVFGHLLKSQVTIIAIGNKYSSKVYTALALSGLFENFPFERAKIQKEINETDTMAEKLSDAAYSE, encoded by the coding sequence ATGAAGTTTTTCCGCCATTTATTTTATTTCTTTTTATTTTCAACGCTATTAATTTCCTGTAATAAAGAGATTTCTGATTCTCAAACTGAACAAACCTCCCTACCCAATTTCGGTAACGTAGAACTTGAAGATGTTTTTAAGGGAAAGGATAATAAGCTTGAAAACAGAGATTCTGTCGTCGCGGTTCTGGACCGTTACTACAAAAAAGTGTGGGAAGGCGGTGATTTGTGGGGTGGATTTTTAGTGGCAAAAGGCGACGAAATTTTGTACGAAGGTTACCGCGGTTATGCACAGGCTAATAATACGGAACCTATTAATGACACTGTTGCGCTTCATGTTGCTTCAGTTTCTAAAACCATCACGGCTATGGCGGCGCTAAAGCTGGTGGAAGCGGGCAAAATTAAGCTGCAGGATCCGCTCGCCAAATTTTTCCCCGGTTTCCCTTATCCGAAAGTTACCGTTTTCACTTTGCTGAGCCAGCGCAGCGGACTCCCAAAATATGAGTATTTCATTGAAAAAATACAACCTGCACCCGCGGAAATGTCGAAAGAATATCTTTCCAATCAGGATATTTTAAATATGCTGGTAAAATATAAACCTGATCTGGCGCGCGACACCGACACGGGTTTTATGTATTGCAACACCAATTTTGCGCTCCTCGCGCTTCTCATTGAAAAAGTGACTAGAACGCCTTTCCCACAAGCGATTGATGAAATGATTTTTGAGCCTTTGAAGATGGATCATTCTTATATTTTAAAGGAAAAATACATGGCAAAAGCTGCAAAATCTTTTTATCAGCGCGGACCAAGAGTTTATCCATACGATCGTCTTGATTTAATCTACGGTGATAAAAATGTATACACTACACCGCGCGATTTGCTGAATTTCTCAAAAGCATTATTTGCGAAAAATTTCCTGCGCCCAGACTTAAAAGATCTGATTTTTCAGCCGTACAGCAACGAAAGACCAGGCATCAACAATTACGGGCTGGGATTCCGGATGAAAGTTTTCAATGACGAGGAAAAACTCACCTATCACAACGGCTGGTGGCACGGCACGAACTCCGTTTTTGGGCACCTTTTGAAGTCGCAGGTTACGATTATCGCCATCGGAAATAAATATTCGAGCAAAGTGTATACAGCGTTGGCACTTTCGGGACTTTTTGAAAATTTCCCGTTTGAACGGGCAAAAATTCAAAAAGAAATTAATGAAACCGACACCATGGCGGAAAAACTGAGCGACGCCGCGTACAGTGAATAA
- a CDS encoding DUF2752 domain-containing protein — MPFLLRKNVKLIFLFVSILLLSLVFYFYSPAENGFYPSCVFKNMTGLSCPGCGSQRAFHEILHFNFKAAFAYNPLFILALPYGLAVLISAKNQKASSQKIYQILTGKFSLMFIGALIFMYFVWRNL, encoded by the coding sequence ATGCCGTTTTTGCTCCGAAAAAATGTAAAACTGATTTTCCTGTTTGTCAGCATTTTGCTGCTGAGTTTGGTTTTCTATTTTTATTCGCCGGCGGAAAATGGTTTTTATCCCAGCTGTGTTTTCAAAAATATGACCGGCTTAAGTTGTCCCGGCTGCGGCTCACAGCGCGCTTTCCATGAAATTTTACATTTTAATTTCAAAGCAGCGTTTGCTTACAATCCGCTTTTTATTTTAGCGCTTCCCTACGGTTTGGCGGTTTTAATTTCTGCAAAGAATCAGAAAGCGAGTTCTCAGAAAATTTATCAAATCCTGACCGGAAAATTTTCATTGATGTTTATCGGGGCGCTTATTTTCATGTATTTCGTGTGGAGAAATTTATAA